One window from the genome of Desulfovibrio intestinalis encodes:
- a CDS encoding transposase yields the protein MQKSRFTESQIIRILKEAEGGRTVADVCREYGVSQATYYKWKSKYGGMEAA from the coding sequence ATGCAGAAATCTCGATTCACGGAAAGTCAGATCATTCGGATTCTGAAGGAAGCTGAAGGTGGGCGCACGGTAGCCGATGTCTGCCGAGAATACGGTGTAAGCCAGGCCACGTACTACAAATGGAAATCCAAGTATGGGGGCATGGAGGCTGCGG